The Pseudomonas rhizosphaerae genomic sequence GATTGAGGCTCGGCACCGTCCAGCAACCCTTGTCCGAATTACTCGCATCGCCCGTTATGAATGCGTTGCTCGCCAGTGGCGTAGCAGAGGCGCTGCCGGGCTGCTCCGATTGCGCACTTGTCCCGTACTGCGGTGCTGACCCCATCGAACACTATGCACGTCAAGCTGACCCGATCGGGCACCGAGTGTTCAGCAGCTTCTGCAAGAAGAACATGGGGCTGCTGAAGCATCTCTTCGGCCTGCTTTGCGATGGCGACGACAACGTACAGAGAGTACTGCTGTCCTGGTTGAACAGGCGCTCCTACAACGATGTCCAGTTCCCCGGTTACGGGGGCTGATGGCGATGCTGCGCAAAGAGACCCACTTCGAAATCCATCACCTGAATGAGCCGAAGCTGCTCAAGGTTATTACTCTGGATGAGTTCATCGAACAAGGTCTGGCGGTTTGTGCGGGAAGCGCTGAGTTCGGTGACCTGCTGCTTTGGCTGCCAAACGAAGAGCGGCTACGGAGCCCGCATCTGCTCTCATTACCAGTAGGTGGTTTTCTGATCCCGGAGCCATTGATCGGCGACTTCGACAGCGCGCGGCCACACCTGCACACGCCCAAAGATGCGGATGTCGTGCAGCCCGGCGATGTCATTGCTATCACACCCGGTAACCCATTGGTGCGAGTGCTCTATCGACGAGGCTCGGACAGCAACCTGCTGTTCATGACCGATCGTTGCAACAGCCTCTGTTTGATGTGTTCGCAGCCGCCCAAAGATATCGATGACCGCTGGCATACCGAGGAGAACCTACGGCTGATCGACCTGATGGACCGAGTCGAGGAAAATCTGGGAATCAGCGGCGGAGAACCAACGCTTTATCGCGACGGCCTGCTCGAAATTCTGGCGAAATGCAAAGCTGTTCTGCCGCAGAAATCCATTCACGTGCTCAGCAACGGGCGTCTGTTCCAAGATCCGAGCTGGATCGCGGCGCTCTCTGCCATAGGACACCCTCAGCTGAGCTGGGGTATCCCGCTGTATGCCGACAATGCTGAAGACCATGACCATGTGGTGCAGGCACCAGGCGCGTTCAGCGAAACCCTGCAAGGTCTTTACAATCTGGCGCGCGCCAACCAGATCATCGAGATACGCGTGGTGCTCAATCGCCTGACCACGCCACGCTTGCCAGAACTCGCCCACTACGTGTTCAGAAACCTGCCCTTCGTGCGACATGTTGCGCTGATGGGGATCGAGAGTACCGGCCTGGCCAGGAAGAACTACGGAGAATTGTGGATTGACCCGCTGGACTATCAAAAACCGTTGAGCGAGGCCGTGTATTTCCTGTTCAACCGAGGAGTACCGGTTTCAATCTACAACTTGCCCTTATGCGTGATCCCGGCCCATCTCTCGCGTTTCGCCCGCCAAAGTATCTCGGATTGGAAGAACTTGTTCATCGATACCTGCCAGCAATGCGCTGCCGTCAAACATTGCTCTGGTTTCTTCAAATCCCACACCGACCGTTGGCAAAGCCGCGGTGTACAACGACTATCGACCGAGGCCTTCAGCGCCCGTGCAAGGAGTGCACAGTGAAATTGCTCGACCGCTGGAAAGTCCTGATCAGTGGGATAAGCCTGCTGCCAATGGCGGGTACCACCCTTGCGCAGGCGGGCCATCTGTCGCTCGCCGATGCGAACTGGCAACCCAACGACAAGCTACAGCCCCCGGTATTCGCCGATACGCTCAATGCGCCAGACGCCGTCAACATCTATGCGGCACATCGCTCGCACAGTTCTCACCGGTCTCATAGTTCGCACAGCTCTCACTACAGCGGCTCGGGTGGCTATAGCGCACCTCGCTATTACAGCCCGCCCGCTACCAGCACCCAAAGCTACAGCGCGCCGAGTGCTTCAAGCAGCACCCCAAGCCGCAATAACCTCTATCAATCGTCTGACACTACTAACGAGACAAGTTCGAGCACTTCGAAGAGCCGCGCGACCAATGAGCAGAAAAACGACCTGGTCACCCGGGTGCAAACCGCGCTCATGGTCCGCCAGTATTACCAAGGCCCCATTGATGGGGTGATGGGCAAAGCGACACGTGGTGCATTGATGGCCTTTCAGATGGACAGTGGGCTGACCATAAACGGCCGGATGGATACACCATCGTTGAATGCGTTGGGTATCAAGATTCCATAAGGCGCTTCAGGTACTAAGCATGCAGCAGTATCGGTTTTTTAACCCGGTGCGTGCCGACATTGTCGACATCCTCAGGTTCTCCCAGACGCCGTTCGGCGATCAAGCGCGCCTACGCTACCAGGCGCTGATCCTCACGGCGCTGCAAGCGCTCACCGAACGAGTGATCACAATCACAGATGCAACGCAGGCTTCGGCTCGCCAACCCCACGACCTAAAGGAACGCGCACCCTCACCGCAATCAACAGCGCCGCCAGCAGCATCAGCACCGCCGCCGCAACGAACACACCCGCGCTGCCACCAAGGCTGAACATCGCTCCCCCGGCAGCGGCGCCGGTGGCAATGGCGGACTGCACCGATGCCACCACCATACCCCCAGCACTTTCCGCCTGGTCAGGCACCGCGTTGGCCACCCAGTTCGACCACGCCACCGGTACGCCACCAAAGGCCAGGCCCCAGATCGCCAGCAGTACCGCCTGCCCCGGCACCGAGGCCGGAAGCAGCACCAACGCCAGTGCTGCGACACCGACCAGCGCGGGCATCAATACGAGAGTGGCCAACGGATGACGCTCCAGCAGCTTCCCGGCCAATAGCGTGCCGGCGAAGTTCGCCACACCGAAACCCAGCAGCATCAGCGACAGCCCTTGCGCGCCGATGCCGGTAGTCCCTTCAAGAAACGGCCGAACATAGGTGAACATGGCAAAGTGGCCGCTGTGCACCAGCACGCAACCGAACATTCCCATGGCGATGCCTGGCCGCTGCAGCACCTCGAGTACGGTACGCAGGCGTGCCGGCCGACGTGGCGCAAGCCGCGGCAGAGTGAACGACTGGAACGCCAGGGTCACCATGCCAACCGCCGCCGCGGCAAAGAATGCGCTGCGCCAGCCATACAGACCGCCCAGATAGCTGCCCAGCGGCACGGCAACGACCGTACCGATGGCAATGCCGCTGAAAATGATCGACAACGCCCGGGGCAACAGCGCGCTCGGCACCAGGCGCATCGCTACCGCCGCCGCCATGCTCCAGAATCCGCCAAGGGCGATACCCAGCAGGATGCGCATCAGCAGCAGCACGGTGAAGCTGGAGGACACGGCGACCAGCAGATTGGAGGCGACCATCAGCGTGGAGAAACCCAACAACACCCAACGTCGGTCGATGCTGCGGGTCAAGCCAGGCACCAGTAAACCGGCGAACAGCGCCACTACGGCGGTCACGGTTACCGCCTGGCCAGCCAGCGCTTCGGAGACGCCCAGGTCAGTCGCCATCAGCGTGAGCAAACTGGCCGGAAGATACTCAGCAGTCAGTAATCCGAAGACGCCCATTGCCAGTGAGAAGACGGCCATCCACGCGGGTGTCGCGGGCGCCTCGTTCGCGCTGTCGCCAGCATGAGGGTCGGATGGGGCATTGCATACACAGTCAGTCATTACTCGGATCTCCCAATTTTCATTGCGAGCCGCAGTCTAGGCGCCGAAAGCTGGATGATCTATGATCGAAAAACCTTCATTTTTGACCAAAGCACCTGAACCATGTCGGTAGAACAGTTCGCTCTGTCCTCGGATCTCATCAACGAGTTGTTGCAGGGCATGCGTCTGCGGGGCGTCGAGTACCGGCGTATCAACGCGGGTCCACGCTTCGGTCTGGGTTTCGCGGCAAAACCGGGGCACGCCTGGTTCCACTTCATGGCCGTTGGCAATGCGGTGCTGCACATGGAGGACGGCACCACCTATGAGCTGTCTGCCGGCAACGCTGTGTTCATCTCCCATGGTGCGGGTCATGAGCTGCTTTCCCACCCCGATGTGCCGGTTCAGGACATTAACCGTCTGGATGGAGCTACCCTCGGGGATACCGTCAGCGCCGTGGATATCGGAACCGATGCCAGCCCCACGCCCAGCGCCCTTCTGTTCAGTGGTTGTATGGAATTCGAGCTGGGCAGTATCCATGGCCTCGGCCAGCTGATGCCGGGCCTGATGCTGATCGATGCCGGTGGCCAGCGCTATCCCGGGCTGATGCCTATCCTGAGCACCATGGAACGCGAGGTCAGTGCTGCACGTGTTGGCTTCGCCGGTATTCTTGCGCGGCTGGCCGATGTGGTGGCTGCCATGATCGTTCGCGGCTGGGTGGAGTGCGCCTGCGGGAACGCTTCTGGCCTCGTCGCCGCCTTGCGCGATCCACGCCTGGCTGGCGCACTGCTTGCGCTGCATCAACAACCCGGCCGCGACTGGACGGTTGCGCAACTGGCAGAGCACTGCCATACCTCACGTTCGGTGTTCGCAGATCGCTTTCAAGTGACGATCGGCATGTCCCCGCTGCGCTATGTCACCGAACTGCGGATGCGGCTTGCGACCCAGTGGCTGACACTTGAGCGGCTGCCGATCGAAGAGGTGGCGCAGCGCCTGGGCTATACCTCGCAGGCCGCCTTCAGCCGTGCATTCAAGCGCATCACGGGCAAGACACCGGGTTTGAGCCGCAAGGCGAGGCAGCCTGCTGTTCCCCAGAATCCATACCCCTGACTCACTTGCCGCCCGTTACATCGAGGAATGTACCGGTAACGAACGATGCCTCCTCGCTGGCCAGCCACAGAATCGCGCGTGCCACTTCCTCCGGCTGACCGCCCCGCCCCATGGGGATCGAGTCCTTGACACGATCGACCCGTCCCGGCTCACCGCCACTGGCGTGCATTTCGGTGTAGATATGTCCGGGGCGAATACAGTTGACGCGTATACCTTCCCGAGCCACCTCCTTTGCAAAGCCGATGGTGAACGTCTCCAAGGCACCCTTCGACGCCGCGTAGTCGACGTACTCGTTCGGGCTGCCAAGGCGCGCCGAGGCCGAAGAGACGTTGATCACCACGCCACCCGGACCGTTGTGGCGGGTGGACATGCGCTTCACTGCCTGCTGGGCACAGAGTATTGGCCCAATGGCATTGACGGCAAAGATGCGCTGCATCCGCTCGTAACCCAGGTCCTCCAGGCGTGACTGAGGCGCCAGCACGCCCGCGTTATTGACCAGTACGTCGATGCGCCCGAATGTGCGATCGATGGCGGCGAACAACTCGGCCACCTCTTGGGGGTCCGCACTGTCGGCCCGCATTGCCAGCGCCTTGCGCCCCAATGCTTCCACATCCGCCGCCACGGCCAGCGCTGCGGACTCGTTGGCCACGTAGCTGATAGCCACGTCATAACCTCTGGCCGCGGCCAGCCGGGCGGTTGCCGCGCCCACTCCACGACTGCCTCCCGTAATGAGAATCAGCGGTGCCTGCGAGACGTTGACCATTGGACATAGCTCCTGAGCCGTTGGCTGTATCAGTCGATAAAGAAAGTACCGCTGGCGATCACGCAGGCGAGCACCCCCGCGACATCACGCTTTCAGGGATGCGTAGGACCACCCTGTAACCGACCCACGTTCTCATCGATGCGATGCTGAATCATCCGCAAAGTGTCTCGAGTGATAACGCCTGGATACAAATCCTCGGCAAGGGTTGCAAACCTACTAGCCACACCACAGATACGGTCGATCATTCTGCCTGCAATATCCGGGAGGATTTCGGCTTCCTCGGCAAGTCGCAGCATCTGAGAATGGCGATCGACAGCGTTTAAACCCCAGTGATCAAACCACCCGTTCACAAAAGCTGTCTGCCCATCTGGCAGACTGAATTACTCTGTGTCGGGTGTTTCCATACCACGTCGCGCAGACACGCGACGTAGACCATTCCGAATATCCATACCTCAGCATGCTTTTCCTTGTTCAGGTTCTACGCGCCTTTCCTCTACAGCGAAGACGCTTCGCGCTGTTTTCATAGCGCCGGATATCATCGATGCTGTCAATCTTGGGCAGAAACAAGCTTTCAAGCTCCTGGGTTCGGCCAAGGACCATAGCTACCCTGATCACGTTCTCGAACCCGACGTTACGTCCGGCTTCAAGATTAGATACAGTATTGGTGCCGATACCGGCACGCCCGGCCAAGTCGGCTTGGGTCATGTTCAGCGCCAGACGTTCTGTACGCAATCGTTCACAAACGCGCTCAACGATCTCACTCGGCTTGCTGAAATTCAGTTCCAAATTCGTATTCACCTATCTTATTTTTAAATCCCTGATCTTGTGCCTTATCCTCAAAAAGACTCGTTAAACCACAGCCTCTTGGATTTAAGCATTATCCAATATCCAGCACATCAAACCAGATGAGCACGTCAATGGAAATGCCCTCGCCTGCCGCGTGAACACCTCATAACAACCCAAGGCACCCCATGATCCGAGAACTCAAGACATTCATCTGCGTTGCGCAACGCGGTACCTTCGCGGCGGCCGGGCAGCAGGTGGGGCTGACGCAGTCGGCGGTCAGTGCGCAGATCAAGAGTCTTGAGCAGACCCTGGGTGTCAGGCTGTTCGATCGGACCGGGCGTGCGGCGACCATCAATGCTGCCGGGCAGCGGGCCATTCCGCTGGCTGAAGAAATTCTGCGGCTTTTCGAGCGTATGGGCGCGGCGGACAGTGGCAATGATTTTCACGGTTCGCTGCGCATTGGCGCTATCGGCACGGTGCAGACCGGGATTCTGCCGCAAGCGTTGGTGGCGTTGAGAAAGCAGGCGCCTTTTATCGAAACTCACCTGGTGCCGGGTGTGTCGTTGAACCTGCTCAGCCAGGTGGACGCAGGCGACTTGGACCTGGCCATCATGATCAAGCCGCCGTTTGCGCTGCCCAAGGACCTGCATGCCGAAGTCATCGCGCGCGAGGCCTTCGTCCTGATCGCGGCGAAGAACGTCCCAGGCGACGACCCGCTGGCGATCCTGTCGCAACAGCCTTTTGTCCGGTATGACCGCGGCTCGTTCGGGGGGCGCCTGGTCACCCAGTTTCTCAAGGAACAGAAGCTCCATGTGCGGCAGGCACTGGAGCTGGACGAGCTGGACGCCATTGTCAAAATGGTCCGCAGTGGGCTGGGTGTCTCGTTGGTGCCCAAGGCAGGTCTGTGGCTGGAGCATTCGGCGGACGTGAGGGTGCTGGAGCTGCACGAGCTGACGTTTTTCCGGGAGATCGTATTGGTGTCGAAGTACCGGCAAAAGCACTCGGCGCTTTTCAACATCTTCAGAAGCTGCGTTCTGAAGGCCGTGTAATGAAAGCTGACGACAAATGGTTTACGGCAGAGAAATGAACCATTGCGGGGCAGTATGAACAATCATGGTGCAAAATCCTGATCGAATGCAGAATCAATCGAAATTTTCCGTGCTCAGAACACAGGATTTACGCTTTTATCTCACGCATTCACGGACAAGAATGGCTTCAGATCAAAACAAAGCCATAGGAAACCACCGTGAGCCTTTCTCCTTTTCATCTCGCAATACCTGTCTACGACCTGGCGGCCACACGTCATTTCTACGGTGAAGTGTTCGGGCTCTCCGAAGGCCGCTCGAGTGCGCAGTGGGTCGACTTCGATTTCTACGGCCATCAACTGGTTATTCACGAGCACCCCAAGACGGCTTCCCAGGAAAGCGTGCACAGCAACCCCGTGGACGGTCACGATGTACCGGTCCCGCACTTCGGCATCATTCTGGAGTGGGCGCAGTGGGAGGCATTGGCCGAACGGCTGAAGGCGCGCGGTACCCAGTTCGTCATCGAACCCTATATTCGTTTCCAGGGCCAGGTGGGTGAACAGGCCACCATGTTCCTCTTCGACCCGTGCGGCAACGCACTGGAGTTCAAGGCGTTCAAGGACATGAGTCAGCTGTTCGCCAAGTAATCCGTTACGCAGCGACCGTCGCCAGCAGAGCGACGGCGCACCCAGGCCTCCTCCTCTTCCCCGATTCAATTGCCAACCTCCCCTTGC encodes the following:
- the hxsC gene encoding His-Xaa-Ser system radical SAM maturase HxsC, whose amino-acid sequence is MAMLRKETHFEIHHLNEPKLLKVITLDEFIEQGLAVCAGSAEFGDLLLWLPNEERLRSPHLLSLPVGGFLIPEPLIGDFDSARPHLHTPKDADVVQPGDVIAITPGNPLVRVLYRRGSDSNLLFMTDRCNSLCLMCSQPPKDIDDRWHTEENLRLIDLMDRVEENLGISGGEPTLYRDGLLEILAKCKAVLPQKSIHVLSNGRLFQDPSWIAALSAIGHPQLSWGIPLYADNAEDHDHVVQAPGAFSETLQGLYNLARANQIIEIRVVLNRLTTPRLPELAHYVFRNLPFVRHVALMGIESTGLARKNYGELWIDPLDYQKPLSEAVYFLFNRGVPVSIYNLPLCVIPAHLSRFARQSISDWKNLFIDTCQQCAAVKHCSGFFKSHTDRWQSRGVQRLSTEAFSARARSAQ
- the hxsA gene encoding His-Xaa-Ser repeat protein HxsA, coding for MKLLDRWKVLISGISLLPMAGTTLAQAGHLSLADANWQPNDKLQPPVFADTLNAPDAVNIYAAHRSHSSHRSHSSHSSHYSGSGGYSAPRYYSPPATSTQSYSAPSASSSTPSRNNLYQSSDTTNETSSSTSKSRATNEQKNDLVTRVQTALMVRQYYQGPIDGVMGKATRGALMAFQMDSGLTINGRMDTPSLNALGIKIP
- a CDS encoding MFS transporter — its product is MTDCVCNAPSDPHAGDSANEAPATPAWMAVFSLAMGVFGLLTAEYLPASLLTLMATDLGVSEALAGQAVTVTAVVALFAGLLVPGLTRSIDRRWVLLGFSTLMVASNLLVAVSSSFTVLLLMRILLGIALGGFWSMAAAVAMRLVPSALLPRALSIIFSGIAIGTVVAVPLGSYLGGLYGWRSAFFAAAAVGMVTLAFQSFTLPRLAPRRPARLRTVLEVLQRPGIAMGMFGCVLVHSGHFAMFTYVRPFLEGTTGIGAQGLSLMLLGFGVANFAGTLLAGKLLERHPLATLVLMPALVGVAALALVLLPASVPGQAVLLAIWGLAFGGVPVAWSNWVANAVPDQAESAGGMVVASVQSAIATGAAAGGAMFSLGGSAGVFVAAAVLMLLAALLIAVRVRVPLGRGVGEPKPALHL
- a CDS encoding AraC family transcriptional regulator, encoding MSVEQFALSSDLINELLQGMRLRGVEYRRINAGPRFGLGFAAKPGHAWFHFMAVGNAVLHMEDGTTYELSAGNAVFISHGAGHELLSHPDVPVQDINRLDGATLGDTVSAVDIGTDASPTPSALLFSGCMEFELGSIHGLGQLMPGLMLIDAGGQRYPGLMPILSTMEREVSAARVGFAGILARLADVVAAMIVRGWVECACGNASGLVAALRDPRLAGALLALHQQPGRDWTVAQLAEHCHTSRSVFADRFQVTIGMSPLRYVTELRMRLATQWLTLERLPIEEVAQRLGYTSQAAFSRAFKRITGKTPGLSRKARQPAVPQNPYP
- a CDS encoding SDR family oxidoreductase, with protein sequence MVNVSQAPLILITGGSRGVGAATARLAAARGYDVAISYVANESAALAVAADVEALGRKALAMRADSADPQEVAELFAAIDRTFGRIDVLVNNAGVLAPQSRLEDLGYERMQRIFAVNAIGPILCAQQAVKRMSTRHNGPGGVVINVSSASARLGSPNEYVDYAASKGALETFTIGFAKEVAREGIRVNCIRPGHIYTEMHASGGEPGRVDRVKDSIPMGRGGQPEEVARAILWLASEEASFVTGTFLDVTGGK
- a CDS encoding helix-turn-helix transcriptional regulator, whose amino-acid sequence is MELNFSKPSEIVERVCERLRTERLALNMTQADLAGRAGIGTNTVSNLEAGRNVGFENVIRVAMVLGRTQELESLFLPKIDSIDDIRRYENSAKRLRCRGKARRT
- a CDS encoding LysR family transcriptional regulator is translated as MIRELKTFICVAQRGTFAAAGQQVGLTQSAVSAQIKSLEQTLGVRLFDRTGRAATINAAGQRAIPLAEEILRLFERMGAADSGNDFHGSLRIGAIGTVQTGILPQALVALRKQAPFIETHLVPGVSLNLLSQVDAGDLDLAIMIKPPFALPKDLHAEVIAREAFVLIAAKNVPGDDPLAILSQQPFVRYDRGSFGGRLVTQFLKEQKLHVRQALELDELDAIVKMVRSGLGVSLVPKAGLWLEHSADVRVLELHELTFFREIVLVSKYRQKHSALFNIFRSCVLKAV
- a CDS encoding VOC family protein; translation: MSLSPFHLAIPVYDLAATRHFYGEVFGLSEGRSSAQWVDFDFYGHQLVIHEHPKTASQESVHSNPVDGHDVPVPHFGIILEWAQWEALAERLKARGTQFVIEPYIRFQGQVGEQATMFLFDPCGNALEFKAFKDMSQLFAK